One Melopsittacus undulatus isolate bMelUnd1 unplaced genomic scaffold, bMelUnd1.mat.Z mat_scaffold_55_arrow_ctg1, whole genome shotgun sequence DNA window includes the following coding sequences:
- the LOC117438670 gene encoding olfactory receptor 14C36-like — protein MSNGSSITHFLLLPFAHTRELQLCHFWLFLGISLAALLGNGLIITSTACDQHLHTPMYFFLLNLSLLDLGCILTTVPKSMANSLWDTRAISYTGCAAQLFFFLFFIIAEFYLLTVMSYDRYVAICKPLHYGTLLGSRACVHMAAAAWGSGFIYALLHTANTFSLPLCRGNAVEQFFCEIPPILKLSCSHSYLREVGLLVLSVLLALGCFVFIVVSYVQIFRAVLRIPSEQGRHKAFSTCLPHMAVLSLFVSTGSFAYLKPPSISSPSLDLVLSVLYSVVPPAVNPLIYSLRNQELKDAVRKLLMGCV, from the coding sequence atgtccaacggcagctccatcacccacttcctcctcctgccattcGCACACACgcgggagctgcagctctgccacttcTGGCTCTTCCTGGGCATCTCCCTGGCTGCGCTCCTGGGCAACGGCCTcatcatcaccagcacagcctgcgaccagcacctccacacccccatgtacttcttcctgctcaacctctccctgctggacctgggctgcatcctcaCCACTGTCCCCAAATCCATGGCCAATTCCCTCTGGGACACCAGGGCCATCTCCTACACAGgttgtgctgcacagctctttttctttctcttttttatcatAGCAGAGTTTTATCTCCTCACTGTCATGTCCTATGACCGCTATGTGGCCATCTGCAAGCCCCTGCACTATGGGAccctgctgggcagcagagcttgtgtccacatggcagcagctgcctggggcagTGGGTTTATCTATGccctgctgcacacagccaatacattttcactacccctctgcagaggcaatgctgtggagcagttcttctgtgaaatcCCCCCGATCCTCAAGCTCTCCTGCTCACATTCCTACCTCAGGGAAGTTGGACTTCTTGTGCTAAGTGTCCTTTTAGCACTTGGCTGTTTTGTGTTCATTGTGGTATCCTATGTGCAGAtcttcagggctgtgctgaggatcCCCTCTGAGCAGGGACGCCACAAAGCCTTTTCCACGTGCCTCCCTCACATGGCTGTGCTCTCCCTCTTTGTCAGCACTGGTTCCTTTGCCTACCTGAAGcccccctccatctcctccccatccctggatctggtgctgtcagtgctgtaCTCGGTGGTGCCTCCAGCAGTGAACCccctcatctacagcctgaggaaccaggagctcaaggatgctgtgaggaagCTGCTGATGGGATGTGTTTGA
- the LOC117438671 gene encoding outer dense fiber protein 3-like, with protein sequence MSDSPWVCSWRPHCPRGPITALYISPGPKYGLPSSISFLAHAPCRPRAPGAAAAAGPGPRVPGALGQHRPRQLPEPPSSICGRPRDPLPFSTPGPGRYLVQPHGPRLLPEPPHPARGRAADTSTVGTFYEDLCKNPGPGRYHTVDTDVYKHRAPRFSMVVRNMPPGDTTTKPGPAAYSPRQSRPQGVTFDIRHSEYLTPLIVDVPD encoded by the exons ATGTCGGACAGCCCCTGGGTGTGCAGCTGGAGGCCCCACTGCCCTCGGGGCCCCATCACCGCCCTCTACATCAGCCCCGGGCCCAAGTACGGGCTCCCCTCAAGCATCA GTTTCCTTGCGCACGCCCCGTGCCGGCCCCGCGCTCCCGGAGCGGCCGCAGCAGCAGGGCCCGGGCCCCGTGTACCTGGTGCCTTGGGGCAGCACCGCCCGCGGCAGCTCCCGGAGCCCCCGTCCTCCATCTGCGGCCGGCCCCGGGACCCGCTGCCCTTCAGCACCCCCGGCCCAG gccGGTACTTGGTGCAGCCCCACGGCCCCCGCCTGCTCCCTGAGCCCCCGCACCCGGCACGGGGCCGTGCAGCAGACACCAG CACCGTCGGCACCTTCTATGAGGACCTGTGCAAG aaTCCAGGCCCAGGCCGGTACCACACGGTGGACACGGACGTGTACAAGCACCGGGCACCGCGGTTCTCCATGGTGGTGCGGAACATGCCGCCGGGGGACACCACCACCAAACCGGGCCCCGCCGCGTACAGCCCCCGGCAG AGCCGGCCCCAGGGAGTGACCTTTGACATCCGCCACTCCGAGTACCTGACACCGCTCATCGTGGACGTGCCTGACTAG